One region of Solanum pennellii chromosome 6, SPENNV200 genomic DNA includes:
- the LOC107022093 gene encoding uncharacterized protein LOC107022093, producing MEDLDFTISPHLSDLLDEEDEELEQSRREQNEKEWMSLCRIADIIKPHLNYNDGVGAHKPCNERYLPFFKDCIGALDGTHVKARLPQHQQIPYIGRKGYPTQNILVVVDFNMCSTFAWAGWEGAAHDSRIFGEALRRKELNFPHPLGKKYYLVDAGYAHMKGYMAPYKGDNVRYHLSDFRRGATSQLREPRGHIEKFNYMHSSCRNIVERTFGVWKARWSILRDMPYYNIDTQRDIVLATMAIHNYIKQKRNVDDAFQTAEDERYIPSVDSEFGSSSNTNNEENNMEKQNDTHWMGLRDMIANEIGNV from the exons ATGGAGGATTTGGACTTTACCATATCACCTCATTTAAGTGATTTGttagatgaagaagatgaagaactAGAACAAAGTAGGAGAGAGCAAAACGAGAAAGAATGGATGTCTCTATGCCGGATAGCAg ATATTATTAAACCACATTTGAATTATAATGATGGTGTTGGAGCTCACAAGCCATGTAATGAGCGATATTTGCCTTTCTTTAAG GATTGTATTGGAGCACTTGATGGCACACATGTCAAAGCTAGATTGCCACAACATCAACAAATACCTTATATTGGACGTAAAGGTTATCCGACTCAAAATATTCTTGTCGTTGTGGATTTTAATATGTGTTCTACATTTGCATGGGCTGGGTGGGAAGGAGCGGCTCATGATAGTCGTATATTTGGTGAGGCTCTTCGTAGAAAAGAACTTAACTTTCCACATCCTTTaggaaagaaatattatttagtGGATGCAGGATATGCACATATGAAGGGATATATGGCTCCATACAAAGGAGACAATGTGAGATATCATCTTTCCGACTTTCGTCGTGGTGCAACAAGTCAATTGCGTGAGCCAAGAGGACAcattgaaaaatttaattatatgcaTTCTTCATGTAGAAATATAGTAGAGCGTACATTTGGTGTTTGGAAAGCAAGGTGGTCTATTTTGCGAGATATGCCTTATTATAATATTGATACTCAAAGAGACATCGTACTTGCTACTATGGCCATTCACaattatattaaacaaaaacGCAATGTGGATGATGCATTTCAAACGGCTGAGGATGAGAGATATATTCCATCGGTTGACTCCGAATTTGGCTCAAGTTCAAACACTAACAACGAAGAAAACAATATGGAAAAACAAAATGATACTCATTGGATGGGGCTTCGTGACATGATTGCTAATGAAATTGGTAACGTTTGA